The following proteins come from a genomic window of Iamia sp. SCSIO 61187:
- a CDS encoding TetR/AcrR family transcriptional regulator encodes MARESWGSEAPTSVDDARDRLVDAAEVCFTRFGVAKTTLEDIATEAGVSRATVYRYFGGGRDEIILGVVLREGREFLASLDRRVQREQTLGDAIVEGVLYTVAAVRRSDHLALLFAPEVAGHTTSIAGASAALYELTQDFLRPIFDQARTSGQLRDGIVSEDAAEFVLRMILSLLSVAGPRRRPQAKEREFLRTYCAGAITCD; translated from the coding sequence ATGGCGAGAGAGTCATGGGGCAGCGAGGCCCCGACTTCGGTTGACGACGCGCGCGACCGGCTGGTCGACGCGGCCGAGGTGTGCTTCACACGGTTCGGCGTGGCCAAGACGACCCTCGAGGACATCGCAACCGAGGCCGGGGTGTCGCGGGCCACCGTGTACCGCTACTTCGGGGGCGGCCGGGACGAGATCATCCTCGGTGTCGTGCTCCGGGAGGGTAGAGAGTTCCTGGCGTCGCTCGACCGTCGCGTCCAACGGGAGCAGACGCTCGGAGACGCCATCGTCGAGGGCGTGCTGTACACGGTCGCAGCGGTCCGGAGGAGCGACCACCTAGCCCTGTTGTTCGCTCCGGAGGTCGCCGGGCACACGACCAGCATCGCCGGTGCCTCCGCGGCGCTGTACGAGCTGACCCAGGACTTCCTGCGGCCCATCTTCGACCAGGCGCGCACCTCCGGGCAGCTTCGCGACGGCATCGTCTCCGAGGATGCCGCCGAGTTCGTCCTCCGGATGATCTTGTCGCTGCTCTCGGTGGCCGGTCCCCGCAGGCGACCGCAGGCCAAGGAGCGCGAGTTCCTGCGCACGTACTGCGCTGGGGCGATCACGTGCGACTGA
- a CDS encoding enoyl-CoA hydratase-related protein, with amino-acid sequence MLDTPVISAIQGDALAGGTELVLATDLRVAAEGARSGSPRWPAASSPAEAGQPPPRQVPRAKGDGDLAAR; translated from the coding sequence GTGCTCGACACTCCGGTGATCTCGGCCATCCAGGGCGACGCCTTGGCCGGCGGCACCGAGCTGGTGCTGGCCACCGACCTGCGCGTGGCCGCCGAGGGTGCACGGTCGGGCTCACCGAGGTGGCCTGCTGCCTCATCCCCGGCGGAGGCGGGGCAGCCGCCTCCCCGCCAGGTCCCACGGGCCAAAGGCGATGGAGATCTTGCTGCTCGGTGA
- a CDS encoding enoyl-CoA hydratase-related protein, giving the protein MEILLLGERMPVEGAWRIGLINEVGPRGEVLERAMELARRIAGNGPLAVRAVKEAVRRSEGTSLDEALRIESEVGVPGFTVKDAVEGPLASWRSPHRSSREARAPVLHLTAGTGLARDGGHGSACIHRAQ; this is encoded by the coding sequence ATGGAGATCTTGCTGCTCGGTGAGCGGATGCCGGTGGAGGGGGCATGGCGCATCGGCCTGATCAACGAGGTCGGCCCCCGCGGCGAGGTCCTCGAGCGGGCCATGGAGCTCGCCCGCCGCATCGCCGGCAACGGCCCGCTCGCCGTGCGAGCCGTCAAGGAGGCGGTCCGCCGCTCCGAGGGCACCAGCCTGGACGAGGCGCTGCGCATCGAGTCCGAGGTCGGAGTTCCCGGGTTCACGGTCAAGGACGCGGTCGAGGGGCCGCTGGCTTCATGGAGAAGCCCCCACCGATCTTCACGGGAAGCTAGAGCCCCGGTCCTTCACCTCACGGCAGGAACCGGACTGGCGCGCGACGGGGGGCATGGTTCAGCCTGCATCCACCGAGCTCAGTAG
- a CDS encoding acetyl-CoA acetyltransferase → MTNPLRGNAAIVGATDTVSPTGVLGRTDAQLEVEMIRAALDDAGLTISDVDCVMSTNGMMASLELGERLGVRGRFTDSTMTGGSSSEVHVEHAAAAIAAGLCEVAVIVYAATPRGGKNPFAGGGPGVGGKDSALFQWDLPYGLGLPAASYSLAAQRHMHDYGTTAEQLAQVAVSIREWAVKNPNAYHQDPISIDDVLASPMVAEPLHKLDCCLVTDGAGALVVTSADRARDLARPPVYVLGAGTAHTHGMSISQMGDVTTTGAAVSGPRAMAMAEITHDDIDVVELYDSFTITALMTLEDLGFCAKGEGGAFVSDGRLGPAGTLPTNTNGGGLAYTHPGMYGMFILVEAVRQLRGECGDRQVPGAEVAIANGCGGVLSCTSTIVLGTEATR, encoded by the coding sequence GTGACCAACCCACTACGAGGCAACGCCGCCATCGTGGGCGCCACCGACACCGTGTCGCCCACCGGCGTCCTCGGTCGCACCGATGCCCAGCTCGAGGTCGAGATGATCCGCGCCGCCCTCGACGACGCCGGCTTGACGATCAGCGACGTCGACTGCGTGATGTCCACCAACGGGATGATGGCCTCGCTCGAGCTCGGCGAACGCCTCGGCGTCCGGGGCCGGTTCACCGACTCCACCATGACCGGCGGCTCGAGCTCCGAGGTGCACGTCGAGCACGCAGCCGCAGCCATCGCCGCCGGGCTCTGCGAGGTGGCCGTCATCGTCTACGCCGCCACGCCCCGAGGCGGCAAGAACCCCTTCGCCGGCGGCGGCCCCGGCGTCGGAGGCAAGGACTCCGCCCTGTTCCAGTGGGACCTTCCCTACGGGCTCGGGTTGCCGGCTGCGAGCTACAGCCTGGCCGCCCAGCGGCACATGCACGACTACGGCACCACCGCCGAGCAGCTCGCCCAGGTCGCCGTCTCGATCCGGGAGTGGGCGGTGAAGAACCCCAACGCCTACCACCAGGACCCGATCTCCATCGACGACGTCCTCGCATCGCCGATGGTGGCCGAGCCGCTGCACAAGCTCGACTGCTGCCTCGTCACCGACGGCGCCGGCGCGCTCGTGGTGACCTCGGCCGACCGCGCCCGTGACCTCGCCCGCCCGCCCGTCTACGTGCTCGGCGCCGGCACCGCACACACCCACGGCATGTCGATCTCCCAGATGGGCGACGTCACCACGACCGGTGCCGCCGTGTCCGGCCCCCGAGCCATGGCCATGGCCGAGATCACCCACGACGACATCGACGTGGTCGAGCTCTACGACAGCTTCACCATCACCGCGCTCATGACCCTCGAAGACCTCGGCTTCTGCGCCAAGGGCGAGGGAGGCGCGTTCGTCTCCGACGGCCGCCTCGGCCCCGCGGGCACGCTGCCCACGAACACCAACGGCGGCGGGCTCGCATACACCCACCCCGGCATGTACGGCATGTTCATCCTCGTCGAAGCCGTCCGCCAGCTCCGGGGCGAGTGCGGCGACCGCCAGGTGCCCGGCGCCGAGGTCGCCATCGCCAACGGATGTGGCGGCGTCTTGTCGTGCACGTCCACCATCGTCCTCGGCACCGAGGCCACCCGCTAG
- a CDS encoding Zn-ribbon domain-containing OB-fold protein produces the protein MPRIEPPITPLAEPYWEGTRRRELLAQRCPSCDRFVWYPRDACPGCLGTDLAWSPLAGTGTIYTFNVMRKPGNPMMADEVPYVVALVDLDEGVRMTTNIVGADPAGLRCDQRVVVDWSAELADGRRLPVFRPVAG, from the coding sequence ATGCCGCGCATCGAACCGCCGATCACTCCGCTCGCCGAGCCGTACTGGGAAGGCACCCGTCGCCGGGAGCTCCTGGCGCAGCGGTGCCCGTCCTGCGACCGGTTCGTCTGGTACCCCAGGGATGCGTGCCCGGGCTGCCTCGGCACCGACCTGGCATGGAGCCCCCTGGCGGGGACCGGAACCATCTACACGTTCAACGTCATGCGCAAGCCCGGCAACCCGATGATGGCCGACGAGGTGCCCTACGTGGTCGCCCTCGTCGATCTCGACGAGGGCGTCCGCATGACCACCAACATCGTCGGCGCCGATCCGGCCGGCCTGCGCTGCGACCAACGGGTCGTCGTCGACTGGTCAGCGGAGCTCGCCGACGGGCGACGGCTCCCGGTCTTCCGACCGGTGGCCGGCTGA
- a CDS encoding AMP-binding protein: MYPGVHATTTPDKPALIMGGTGEAVTYRELDERSNQLARLWRDHGLEPGDHVAIFSENQPRYLEVMWAALRSGLYITTVNSYLSAEEVAYILDDSGARSLVTTTDKADVAAEALKDAPGVALPLLIGDGDARFESYVDAVSAMPTERLEEEPAGEMMLYSSGTTGRPKGIKRPLSGNTIDQGIMIAALLGGVFGMDADTTYLSPAPLYHSAPIGFNLGVQSLGGTTVIMEKFDPVEALRLIEAHQAGHSQWVPTMFVRMLKLPPEQREAFDVSSMQVAVHAAAPCPVEVKHQMMAWWGPVLWEYYAGTELNGFCLVKPEDWLERPGTVGKPLIGEIHILDEEGNELPPGEGGTIYFGGGPPYEYHNAPEKTESSKDPKGHGWTTLGDVGYLDEDGWLFLTDRKAFMIISGGVNIYPQEIEDCLIMHPKVADVAVFGIPDDEMGESVLAAVQPAEGVEPGPHLEAELGSFAREHIAGYKVPKRFEFLDELPRLPTGKLYKRKLRDTYWHGRDRAI, translated from the coding sequence ATGTATCCAGGAGTCCATGCCACCACCACGCCGGACAAGCCGGCCCTGATCATGGGCGGCACCGGCGAGGCCGTCACCTACCGCGAGCTCGACGAGCGATCCAACCAGCTGGCGCGGCTGTGGCGCGACCACGGCCTCGAGCCGGGTGACCACGTCGCTATCTTCAGCGAGAACCAGCCACGGTACCTGGAGGTGATGTGGGCGGCCCTGCGGTCGGGCCTCTACATCACCACGGTGAACAGCTACCTGTCGGCCGAGGAGGTCGCCTACATCCTCGACGACTCCGGCGCACGGTCGCTCGTGACCACCACCGACAAGGCCGATGTCGCGGCCGAGGCGCTGAAGGACGCGCCCGGCGTGGCCCTGCCGCTGCTCATCGGCGATGGCGACGCTCGCTTCGAGTCCTACGTCGACGCGGTGTCGGCCATGCCCACCGAGCGCCTCGAGGAGGAGCCCGCCGGTGAGATGATGCTGTACTCGTCTGGGACGACCGGTCGCCCCAAGGGGATCAAGCGGCCGCTGTCGGGCAACACCATCGACCAGGGAATCATGATCGCAGCCCTGCTCGGCGGTGTGTTCGGCATGGACGCTGACACCACCTACCTGTCGCCGGCTCCCCTGTACCACTCGGCCCCCATCGGCTTCAACCTCGGCGTGCAGTCCCTCGGCGGCACCACCGTGATCATGGAGAAGTTCGACCCGGTGGAGGCGCTGCGGCTCATCGAGGCCCACCAGGCCGGGCACTCCCAGTGGGTGCCCACGATGTTCGTGCGCATGCTCAAGCTGCCCCCGGAGCAGCGCGAGGCCTTCGACGTGTCGTCGATGCAGGTGGCGGTGCACGCCGCGGCGCCGTGCCCGGTGGAGGTCAAGCACCAGATGATGGCGTGGTGGGGGCCCGTCCTGTGGGAGTACTACGCCGGAACCGAGCTCAACGGGTTCTGCCTGGTCAAGCCGGAGGACTGGCTGGAGCGGCCCGGCACCGTGGGCAAGCCCCTCATCGGCGAGATCCACATCCTCGATGAGGAGGGCAACGAGCTGCCGCCCGGCGAGGGCGGCACGATCTACTTCGGTGGCGGACCGCCGTACGAGTACCACAACGCACCGGAGAAGACCGAGAGCTCCAAGGACCCGAAGGGCCACGGCTGGACCACCCTCGGCGACGTCGGGTACCTCGACGAGGACGGCTGGCTGTTCCTCACCGACCGCAAGGCGTTCATGATCATCTCCGGCGGGGTGAACATCTACCCCCAGGAGATCGAGGACTGCCTGATCATGCACCCCAAGGTCGCCGATGTCGCTGTCTTCGGCATCCCCGACGACGAGATGGGCGAGTCGGTGCTCGCCGCCGTGCAGCCCGCCGAGGGGGTCGAGCCCGGCCCCCATCTCGAGGCCGAGCTGGGGTCGTTCGCCCGCGAGCACATCGCCGGCTACAAGGTCCCCAAGCGCTTCGAGTTCCTCGACGAGCTCCCTCGCCTGCCCACCGGCAAGCTGTACAAGCGCAAGCTGCGCGACACCTACTGGCACGGTCGCGACCGCGCCATCTGA
- a CDS encoding acyl-CoA synthetase, with protein sequence MPGWNFAEIWEAAADHLPDAPFAKQGHRTVTWSEADRRADGIARTLLDARAGKQDKVAQYLYNCPEYLETVFACFKASLVPVNTNYRYTKDELVYLWDNADAVAVVFHGCFVDTIEAIRDRVRKVKTWLWVDDGSGPCPDWAMPYEEAASRQTARVLPAHGRDGDDLYMLYTGGTTGMPKGVMWRQDDLVIVLCGTLGTPLPEERDPTVLDTMLQSPGAVGIPACPLMHGTGAFTSFSILSAGGCMVLLPSRHFDPEELLDEVEAKKVNAVAIVGDAFAKPILGALDAHPGRWDLSSLMAMTSSGVMWSEETKQGLLRHNPQMFLMDAFSSSEALGMGQSVSGGGQAAKTAKFEPGLNTIVVDEQDQRIIEPGVMGRLAVGGRQPIGYYKDPEKSARTFITVDGKRYSCPGDYAVLEDDGTVTVLGRGSVCINTGGEKVFPEEVEEAIKTHGAVRDAVVVGVPHERFGEMIVAVVEPASEPPAQQEIIDHVRGRLAAYKAPRRVITVDTIGRAPNGKVDYKRLKEHATATV encoded by the coding sequence ATGCCCGGTTGGAACTTCGCCGAGATCTGGGAGGCTGCGGCCGACCACCTGCCCGACGCACCCTTCGCCAAGCAAGGCCACCGCACGGTCACCTGGAGCGAGGCCGACCGGCGCGCCGACGGCATCGCCCGCACGCTGCTCGACGCGAGGGCCGGCAAGCAGGACAAGGTGGCCCAGTACCTGTACAACTGCCCGGAGTACCTGGAGACGGTGTTCGCCTGCTTCAAGGCGTCGCTCGTCCCCGTGAACACGAACTACCGGTACACCAAGGACGAGCTCGTCTACCTGTGGGACAACGCCGACGCTGTGGCCGTCGTGTTCCACGGCTGCTTCGTCGACACCATCGAAGCCATCCGCGACCGGGTGCGGAAGGTGAAGACCTGGCTGTGGGTCGACGACGGCTCCGGCCCGTGCCCTGACTGGGCGATGCCGTACGAGGAGGCCGCGTCGCGCCAGACCGCCCGGGTGCTGCCCGCCCACGGGCGCGACGGCGACGACCTCTACATGCTCTACACCGGCGGCACCACCGGCATGCCCAAGGGCGTGATGTGGCGCCAGGACGACCTGGTCATCGTCCTGTGCGGCACCCTGGGCACACCGCTGCCCGAGGAGCGCGACCCGACGGTGCTCGACACGATGCTCCAGAGCCCCGGGGCAGTGGGGATCCCGGCATGCCCGCTGATGCACGGCACCGGCGCCTTCACCTCGTTCTCCATCCTCTCCGCCGGCGGGTGCATGGTCCTGCTGCCCAGCCGGCACTTCGACCCGGAGGAGCTCCTGGACGAGGTCGAGGCCAAGAAGGTCAACGCCGTCGCCATCGTCGGCGACGCCTTCGCCAAGCCGATCCTCGGGGCGCTCGACGCCCACCCCGGACGCTGGGACCTGTCGTCGCTCATGGCCATGACGTCGTCGGGCGTGATGTGGAGCGAGGAGACCAAGCAGGGGCTGCTCCGGCACAACCCGCAGATGTTCCTCATGGACGCCTTCTCGTCGTCGGAGGCCCTCGGCATGGGCCAGTCGGTGTCCGGCGGCGGACAGGCCGCCAAGACGGCCAAGTTCGAGCCCGGCCTCAACACGATCGTCGTCGACGAGCAGGACCAGCGGATCATCGAGCCCGGGGTCATGGGTCGCCTTGCCGTCGGCGGCCGCCAGCCCATCGGCTACTACAAGGACCCGGAGAAGTCAGCCCGCACGTTCATCACGGTCGACGGCAAGCGCTACTCGTGCCCCGGCGACTACGCCGTCCTCGAGGACGACGGCACGGTGACGGTCCTCGGCCGTGGGTCGGTGTGCATCAACACGGGTGGCGAGAAGGTCTTCCCCGAGGAGGTCGAGGAAGCCATCAAGACCCACGGCGCCGTGCGCGACGCCGTGGTGGTGGGCGTGCCCCACGAGCGCTTCGGCGAGATGATCGTCGCCGTGGTGGAGCCCGCGTCCGAGCCGCCGGCCCAGCAGGAGATCATCGATCACGTCCGCGGGCGCCTGGCCGCCTACAAGGCGCCCCGCCGCGTGATCACCGTCGACACGATCGGCCGAGCCCCCAACGGCAAGGTCGACTACAAGCGCCTGAAGGAGCACGCCACCGCCACGGTCTGA
- a CDS encoding cytochrome P450: MARLVAEDTDYAGCPMKRGDKVLMAFPAGNRDPEHFDRPDEFVIDRQRDRHFAFGSGIHRCLGSNLARMELRVAIERFLDRIPTSELADADAVTWSGGQVRGPRPVPVRW, translated from the coding sequence ATGGCCCGGCTCGTGGCCGAGGACACCGACTACGCCGGTTGCCCGATGAAGAGGGGCGACAAGGTGCTGATGGCCTTCCCGGCTGGCAACCGCGACCCCGAACACTTCGATCGCCCCGACGAGTTCGTCATCGATCGGCAGCGCGACCGCCACTTCGCCTTCGGCTCGGGCATCCACCGCTGCCTCGGCTCGAACCTGGCCCGAATGGAGCTTCGAGTGGCCATCGAGCGCTTCCTCGACCGCATTCCAACCTCGGAGCTCGCCGACGCTGACGCCGTCACGTGGAGCGGTGGCCAGGTGCGGGGCCCGCGCCCGGTCCCGGTGCGGTGGTAG
- a CDS encoding acyl-CoA dehydrogenase family protein, translating into MTTIEDTALDVHLWLDESWDPDLTVAEWWARMADARLAHPMLPAPWGRGWSRNQAAGLAQAMVQRKALGPPSGLGMMLAAPTIIAHASQELQHRLVPKILNGQHGWCQLFSEPGAGSDLAGLQCRAERDGDEWVVTGQKVWTSLGQWADYGILVARTEPDAPKHRGITYFAFPMLQDGVEVRPLREMTGRALFNEVFLDEARVPHANVVGQVGDGWRVANTTLMVERSGIGGNNVAAPSAAIAGTIAGHLDRPAGSFEHETPALGEGGVGPGRVKSFVRLARELGKLDDPTVRQDLMRLHSMVEINGWHLGRMKSGNAATGGEGNLAKLRNSDAVRLARDLGCRILGPGATFVGPDSPSGGSIQELTLFSPAPSIYGGSDQVQRNIIGERVLGLPKEPGPAKDTPFRDLPQNTSPSR; encoded by the coding sequence ATGACCACCATCGAGGACACTGCGCTCGACGTCCACCTCTGGCTCGACGAGAGCTGGGATCCCGACCTCACGGTCGCCGAGTGGTGGGCCCGCATGGCCGACGCCCGCCTCGCCCACCCGATGCTGCCCGCCCCTTGGGGCCGGGGTTGGAGCCGGAACCAGGCCGCCGGCCTCGCTCAGGCGATGGTGCAGCGCAAGGCCCTCGGCCCACCGTCGGGCCTGGGCATGATGCTGGCGGCTCCGACGATCATCGCCCACGCCTCCCAGGAGCTGCAGCACCGCCTGGTGCCGAAGATCCTCAACGGCCAGCACGGCTGGTGCCAGCTGTTCTCCGAGCCGGGCGCCGGCTCCGACCTGGCCGGTCTGCAGTGCCGCGCCGAGCGCGACGGCGACGAGTGGGTGGTGACCGGCCAGAAGGTGTGGACGTCCCTCGGCCAGTGGGCCGACTACGGCATCCTCGTCGCCCGCACCGAACCGGACGCGCCCAAGCATCGGGGCATCACGTACTTCGCATTCCCGATGCTCCAGGACGGTGTCGAGGTGCGGCCGCTGCGGGAGATGACGGGCCGGGCCCTGTTCAACGAGGTCTTCCTCGACGAGGCCCGGGTCCCCCACGCCAACGTGGTCGGCCAGGTCGGTGACGGCTGGCGGGTCGCGAACACCACGCTGATGGTGGAGCGCAGCGGCATCGGAGGCAACAACGTCGCCGCCCCGAGCGCGGCCATCGCCGGCACCATCGCCGGCCACCTCGACCGGCCCGCCGGCTCCTTCGAGCACGAGACGCCGGCCCTGGGCGAGGGCGGCGTGGGGCCCGGGCGGGTCAAGTCCTTCGTCAGGCTGGCGCGGGAGCTGGGCAAGCTCGACGATCCCACCGTCCGCCAGGACCTGATGCGCCTGCACTCCATGGTGGAGATCAACGGCTGGCACCTGGGCCGCATGAAGTCGGGCAACGCCGCCACCGGCGGGGAGGGGAACCTGGCCAAGCTGCGCAACAGCGACGCGGTCCGCCTCGCCCGCGACCTGGGCTGCCGGATCCTCGGTCCCGGCGCCACGTTCGTGGGGCCGGACTCGCCGTCGGGCGGGTCCATCCAGGAGCTGACCCTGTTCTCGCCGGCGCCGTCCATCTACGGCGGCAGCGACCAGGTCCAGCGCAACATCATCGGCGAGCGCGTCCTCGGCCTGCCCAAGGAACCGGGTCCGGCCAAGGACACGCCGTTCCGGGACCTGCCCCAGAACACCTCGCCGTCGCGCTGA
- a CDS encoding cytochrome P450 → MTIIDEVLDWANDFDIFHRDYVTEPERPWAELRDRCPIAFTERRNRAWLPVRYDDIAEIAHDVEHFSSSDVGVVTINRQGEGALTAGAPPISSDPPVHTWARRLLLPAFGPSAVEQMTPITRGLASSLIDEFIHTGRGDAAADYAQHIPVRIIATMLGIPLEHEERFTEWVVKILQEGFLNPQGSRGALEELVGYFAERIGEHRALPEGERPDDLLTLLIESDVEGEPIEDMHLLGTCFLLLVAGIDTTWSAIGSGLWHLAANPDDQRRLREDPSLMDTAVEEMLRMYSPVTMARAVTEDIEYKGCPMKAGDKVLMAFPAGNRDPEHFERADEFVIDRKKNRHFAFGSGIHRCLGSNLARMELKVAIETFLERVPFFRLEDPAAVTWVGGQVRGPRSVPVVFGAP, encoded by the coding sequence ATGACCATCATCGACGAGGTCCTCGACTGGGCGAACGACTTCGACATCTTCCACCGCGACTACGTCACCGAACCCGAGCGGCCGTGGGCCGAGCTGCGTGACCGGTGCCCGATCGCCTTCACCGAGCGCCGCAACCGGGCGTGGCTCCCCGTGCGCTACGACGACATCGCCGAGATCGCCCACGACGTGGAGCACTTCTCCTCCAGCGACGTGGGCGTGGTGACCATCAACCGGCAGGGCGAGGGGGCCCTCACCGCCGGTGCGCCGCCCATCAGCTCGGACCCGCCCGTGCACACCTGGGCCCGGCGCCTGCTGCTGCCGGCGTTCGGCCCGTCGGCCGTCGAGCAGATGACGCCCATCACCCGGGGGCTGGCCAGCTCGCTCATCGACGAGTTCATCCACACCGGCAGGGGCGACGCCGCCGCCGACTACGCCCAGCACATCCCGGTTCGCATCATCGCCACCATGCTCGGCATCCCGCTCGAGCACGAGGAGCGGTTCACCGAGTGGGTGGTCAAGATCCTCCAGGAGGGGTTCCTGAACCCACAGGGCTCCCGCGGGGCGCTCGAGGAGCTGGTCGGCTACTTCGCGGAGCGCATCGGCGAGCACCGAGCCCTGCCCGAGGGGGAGCGCCCCGACGACCTGCTGACCCTGCTCATCGAGTCCGACGTCGAAGGCGAGCCCATCGAGGACATGCACCTGCTCGGCACGTGCTTCCTGCTGCTCGTCGCCGGTATCGACACGACTTGGAGCGCCATCGGCTCGGGCCTGTGGCACCTGGCGGCCAACCCCGACGACCAGCGCCGGCTGCGGGAGGACCCGTCGCTCATGGACACTGCGGTCGAGGAGATGCTGCGCATGTACAGCCCGGTCACCATGGCCCGGGCCGTCACCGAGGACATCGAGTACAAGGGCTGCCCCATGAAGGCAGGCGACAAGGTGCTCATGGCCTTCCCGGCCGGCAACCGCGATCCCGAGCACTTCGAGCGGGCCGACGAGTTCGTCATCGACCGCAAGAAGAACCGCCACTTCGCCTTCGGGTCCGGCATCCACCGCTGCTTGGGGTCGAACCTGGCCCGCATGGAGCTGAAGGTCGCCATCGAGACCTTCCTCGAGCGGGTGCCGTTCTTCCGGCTGGAGGATCCCGCGGCGGTGACCTGGGTGGGCGGCCAGGTGCGCGGCCCCCGCAGCGTGCCCGTGGTGTTCGGCGCTCCCTGA
- a CDS encoding NAD(P)/FAD-dependent oxidoreductase: MSTAHGTDAVHDMIVVGAGFSGLYMVHQARDELGLDVVGIEAGSGPGGTWYWNRYPGARCDSESFYYCYTFSKVLLDEWDWSSRYPEQPEILRYLEFAADRLELRRSFSFDTRVESATWDDEGARWIVRTDTGRTLAATYLVTAVGCLSAANVPDIPGRDEFEGQWFHTGRWPHEGVDFTGRRVAQIGTGSTGIQAAPVIARQAEHLYVFQRTPNYTVPARDRQMDRDEWVRIKSRYDEVVRATKASFAGFPYTPSSRSALELTDEERNAIYEALWEEGGFKFLWGGFFDLLLDERANETAAEFIRSKIRSVVKDPDVAEKLCPKGYPYGAKRPPIDSDYYETFNRDNVTLVDVSDGGITRITPTSVQARHGHHEVDTIVFATGFDAMTGPLLCMNITGRDGLTLAEKWADGPTSYLGLQVAGFPNLFTITGPGSPSVLTNMPTSIEQHVEWIAGCTDELRQRGHRVIEATREAEDAWTDHVAEVSRFGLFNRADSWYLGANIPGKKRVFMPYVGGLANYRARCDEVAASDYEGFLVSA, from the coding sequence ATGTCCACAGCGCACGGCACAGACGCCGTCCACGACATGATCGTCGTGGGGGCCGGGTTCTCCGGCCTGTACATGGTCCACCAGGCTCGGGACGAGCTCGGCCTGGACGTCGTCGGCATCGAGGCCGGCTCCGGACCAGGCGGCACCTGGTACTGGAACCGCTACCCGGGCGCCCGCTGCGACTCGGAGAGCTTCTACTACTGCTACACCTTCTCGAAGGTGTTGCTCGACGAGTGGGACTGGTCGTCGCGCTACCCGGAGCAGCCGGAGATCCTCCGGTACCTCGAGTTCGCCGCCGATCGGCTCGAACTGCGCCGCAGCTTCAGCTTCGACACTCGGGTGGAATCGGCCACCTGGGACGACGAGGGCGCCCGGTGGATCGTGCGCACGGACACCGGACGGACGCTCGCCGCCACCTACCTGGTCACGGCCGTGGGCTGCCTGTCCGCAGCCAACGTGCCCGACATCCCCGGCCGCGACGAGTTCGAGGGACAGTGGTTCCACACCGGTCGCTGGCCCCACGAGGGGGTCGACTTCACCGGACGCCGGGTCGCCCAGATCGGCACCGGGTCCACCGGCATCCAAGCGGCCCCGGTCATCGCCCGCCAGGCCGAGCACCTCTACGTGTTCCAGCGCACGCCGAACTACACGGTGCCGGCGCGGGACCGGCAGATGGACCGCGACGAGTGGGTCCGCATCAAGTCACGCTACGACGAGGTCGTACGGGCCACGAAGGCGTCCTTCGCCGGGTTCCCCTACACCCCTTCGTCACGCTCGGCCCTCGAGCTGACCGACGAGGAGCGAAACGCCATCTACGAGGCGCTCTGGGAGGAGGGCGGCTTCAAGTTCCTGTGGGGCGGCTTCTTCGATCTCCTCCTCGACGAGCGAGCGAACGAGACCGCCGCCGAGTTCATCCGGTCCAAGATCCGCTCCGTCGTGAAGGATCCCGACGTCGCCGAGAAGCTGTGCCCGAAGGGCTACCCGTACGGGGCCAAGCGGCCACCGATCGACTCCGACTACTACGAGACCTTCAACCGGGACAACGTCACCCTGGTGGACGTCTCCGACGGCGGCATCACGCGCATCACGCCCACCAGCGTCCAGGCGCGGCACGGCCACCACGAGGTCGACACCATCGTCTTCGCCACCGGGTTCGACGCCATGACCGGGCCGCTGCTGTGCATGAACATCACCGGCCGTGACGGGCTCACCCTGGCCGAGAAGTGGGCCGACGGACCCACCTCGTACCTGGGGTTGCAGGTGGCCGGGTTCCCCAACCTGTTCACCATCACCGGTCCGGGCAGCCCGTCGGTGCTCACCAACATGCCCACGTCCATCGAGCAGCACGTCGAGTGGATCGCCGGCTGCACCGATGAGCTGCGCCAGCGGGGCCACCGGGTCATCGAAGCGACGCGGGAGGCCGAGGACGCGTGGACCGACCACGTGGCCGAGGTTTCCCGGTTCGGCCTGTTCAACCGGGCCGACTCCTGGTACCTCGGCGCCAACATCCCCGGCAAGAAGCGGGTCTTCATGCCCTATGTCGGCGGGCTGGCCAACTACCGCGCTCGCTGCGACGAGGTCGCCGCGTCCGACTACGAGGGGTTCCTCGTCTCAGCCTGA